In Mytilus edulis unplaced genomic scaffold, xbMytEdul2.2 SCAFFOLD_120, whole genome shotgun sequence, the following are encoded in one genomic region:
- the LOC139508079 gene encoding uncharacterized protein, with protein sequence MGTDSLLMLYKSLLRSVLDYGCQAFNSASITVKSKLDIIQAKALRIVLGAHKSTPLETILAESGEMPLQLRRDHLSLKYYARTKQNPSNPANQLVDDCIEYQIYNHKWNDHNIPYGFRVQNLLKDNELDKIKMVTKNIQDPPPWIIGQAKTSSNIKNSLSKKENPHIIKTKALEYIDNAYKNHLKIYTDGSKDPASGKTGYAFLIPSKLIASYKRTSDNLSVYTTEMTAIYQSLKWVFSNQQPGQKVVILTDSYSSIQSINNNASSRPDILEPIQILACRLKQKNIEVTIEWIPAHVGILGNEQVDKLAKLALSNDKIDLNLSLSANEFIAITTALYKKKWQARWDNTCSIWSRSINTAAKHTARVIQVSDSKMESGRNRQSKTKSLQIQYVLKKRSLRRPATLQELSGVSDSEMESGHNRQYR encoded by the exons ATGGGTACTGATTCTCTTCTCATGCTATACAAATCTCTTCTTAGATCGGTACTTGACTATGGATGTCAAGCGTTTAATTCAGCATCTATAACTGTAAAATCTAAATTAGATATAATACAAGCTAAAGCTCTTCGCATAGTGTTAGGGGCCCATAAATCGACCCCGTTAGAAACAATACTAGCAGAATCTGGCGAAATGCCATTACAATTAAGAAGGGACCACCTTTCTCTTAAATATTATGCTCGTACTAAACAAAATCCATCAAATCCAGCCAATCAATTAGTAGATGACTGTAttgaatatcaaatttataatcaTAAATGGAATGACCATAACATACCTTACGGATTCAGAGTCCAAAATCTACTTAAAGATAACGAACTAGACAAAATAAAGATGGTTACTAAAAATATTCAAGATCCACCTCCATGGATTATAGGTCAAGCAAAAACATCCAGTAACATAAAAAACAGCCTCAGTAAAAAAGAAAATCCGCATATCATTAAGACTAAAGCGTTAGAGTACATCGACAATGcatataaaaatcatttaaaaatttacacCGATGGCTCAAAAGACCCAGCTTCGGGTAAAACTGGATATGCTTTTCTAATCCCATCAAAGTTGATTGCAAGCTATAAACGAACGTCAGACAATCTTTCCGTTTACACCACAGAAATGACGGCCATATATCAATCATTAAAGTGGGTATTCTCCAATCAACAGCCAGGGCAAAAAGTTGTTATTCTAACTGATTCATATAGTTCAATCCaatctataaataataatgcatcAAGTAGACCCGATATTCTAGAACCAATTCAAATACTGGCTTGTcgtctaaaacaaaaaaatatagaagtAACCATAGAATGGATACCAGCGCATGTTGGTATCCTAGGTAATGAACAGGTTGACAAACTAGCTAAATTAGCACTAAGTAATGATAAGATTGACCTTAACTTAAGTCTTAGTGCAAACGAATTCATTGCAATAACAACAGCATTATATAAGAAAAAGTGGCAAGCTAGATGGGATAACACATGCTCCATATGGAGTCGTTCTATAAATACTGCA GCAAAACACACTGCAAGAGTTATCCAGGTCAGTGACTCAAAAATGGAGTCAGGCCGTAACCGGCAGTCAAAAACTAAATCACTTCAAATACAGTACGTACTAAAGAAAAGATCGTTAAGAAGACCAGCTACACTGCAAGAGTTATCCGGGGTCAGTGACTCAGAAATGGAGTCAGGCCATAACCGGCAGTACAGATGA
- the LOC139508077 gene encoding uncharacterized protein, whose product MGTDSLLMLYKSLLRSVLDYGCQAFNSASITVKSKLDIIQAKALRIVLGAHKSTPLETILAESGEMPLQLRRDHLSLKYYARTKQNPSNPANQLVDDCIEYQIYNHKWNDHNIPYGFRVQNLLKDNELDKIKMVTKNIQDPPPWIIGQAKTSSNIKNSLSKKENPHIIKTKALEYIDNAYKNHLKIYTDGSKDPASGKTGYAFLIPSKLIASYKRTSDNLSVYTTEMTAIYQSLKWVFSNQQPGQKVVILTDSYSSIQSINNNASSRPDILEPIQILACRLKQKNIEVTIEWIPAHVGILGNEQVDKLAKLALSNDKIDLNLSLSANEFIAITTALYKKKWQARWDNTCSIWSRSINTAVNKKPNFYQ is encoded by the coding sequence ATGGGTACTGATTCTCTTCTCATGCTATACAAATCTCTTCTTAGATCGGTACTTGACTATGGATGTCAAGCGTTTAATTCAGCATCTATAACTGTAAAATCTAAATTAGATATAATACAAGCTAAAGCTCTTCGCATAGTGTTAGGGGCCCATAAATCGACCCCGTTAGAAACAATACTAGCAGAATCTGGCGAAATGCCATTACAATTAAGAAGGGACCACCTTTCTCTTAAATATTATGCTCGTACTAAACAAAATCCATCAAATCCAGCCAATCAATTAGTAGATGACTGTAttgaatatcaaatttataatcaTAAATGGAATGACCATAACATACCTTACGGATTCAGAGTCCAAAATCTACTTAAAGATAACGAACTAGACAAAATAAAGATGGTTACTAAAAATATTCAAGATCCACCTCCATGGATTATAGGTCAAGCAAAAACATCCAGTAACATAAAAAACAGCCTCAGTAAAAAAGAAAATCCGCATATCATTAAGACTAAAGCGTTAGAGTACATCGACAATGcatataaaaatcatttaaaaatttacacCGATGGCTCAAAAGACCCAGCTTCGGGTAAAACTGGATATGCTTTTCTAATCCCATCAAAGTTGATTGCAAGCTATAAACGAACGTCAGACAATCTTTCCGTTTACACCACAGAAATGACGGCCATATATCAATCATTAAAGTGGGTATTCTCCAATCAACAGCCAGGGCAAAAAGTTGTTATTCTAACTGATTCATATAGTTCAATCCaatctataaataataatgcatcAAGTAGACCCGATATTCTAGAACCAATTCAAATACTGGCTTGTcgtctaaaacaaaaaaatatagaagtAACCATAGAATGGATACCAGCGCATGTTGGTATCCTAGGTAATGAACAGGTTGACAAACTAGCTAAATTAGCACTAAGTAATGATAAGATTGACCTTAACTTAAGTCTTAGTGCAAACGAATTCATTGCAATAACAACAGCATTATATAAGAAAAAGTGGCAAGCTAGATGGGATAACACATGCTCCATATGGAGTCGTTCTATAAATACTGCAGTAAATAAAAAACCCAACTTTTATCAAG